From Thermococcus sp.:
AATCAAGAGGAAGTACCCGAACCCGCCGAAGAGGAAGGCCAAGCCCGAGAAGAAGAAAAAGAAGGAGAAGTTCAAGGGCAAGGGCGGAAAGCACGAAAAGGGCAGGAAGTTCGAGAAGAAGGAGAAGGCTAAGGGCAAGAAGGAGAAAGGCAGGAAGGAGAAGAAGAAAAAGAAGAAGGCTAAAGGCGGAAAGAGGTGAGGGCAATGAAGGTTAAAAAGCACAAGTTCCCGGGCGTTTACATCATCGTTGAGGATGACGGGAGCGAGAGGATAGCGACCAAGAACCTCGTTCCCGGGCAGAGGGTTTACGGTGAGAGAGTTATCAAGTTCGAGGGAGATGAATATAGGATATGGAACCCGAGCAGGTCGAAGCTTGGCGCGGCAATCCTCAACGGCCTCAAGAACTTCCCGATTAAGCCCGGTTCAACGGTTCTATACCTCGGAATAGCGAGCGGAACGACAGCCTCACACGTCAGCGACATCGTCGGCTGGGAGGGCAAGATATTTGGCGTTGAGTTCTCGCCTCGCGTTCTCAGGGAGCTGGTTCCCATCGTCGAGGAGAGGAGGAACATAGTTCCTATACTCGGCGACGCGACAAAGCCGGAAGGCTACCGCGCCCTCGTTCCGAAGGTGGATGTAATCTTCGAGGACGTGGCTCAGCCAACGCAGGCGAAGATACTCATAGACAACGCAAAAGTATATCTCAAGAGCGGTGGCTACGGGATGATATCGGTCAAGAGCAGGAGCATAGACGTGACTAAAGAGCCCGAGGAAGTATTTAAAGAGGTTGAGGAGGAGCTTTCCGAGTATTTCGAGGTCGTCGAGAGGCTTTCGCTTGAGCCCTACGAGAAGGACCACGCGTTGTTTGTTGTGAGGAAGCCTTGAATTTTCCACCTTTTATCGTTTATTGTCGAAAAACTCTTTCACTTTTACCGAAAGACTTTTATAAGTCCCCCTGAAACCTTAGGCGAAGTTCAGTTCAAGTTTTCAGGTGATGCACGATGGGAAAACTGTTGAGGCCAAACCGAGAAGTTGGCATAATCGGCTACGGCGCCTACGTTCCCATGTATAGAATCAAGGCTGAGGAGATAGGAAGGGTCTGGGGTACAACAAGCTTCCCGATACAGGAAAAATCCGTCCCGGGACTCGACGAGGACACCATAACCATAGGAATTGAGGCAGCAAGAAACGCCCTCAAGAGGGCCGGAATTGACCCCAAGCTGATAAGGGCAATCTGGCTCGGAACCGAGAGCAAGCCCTACGCAGTAAAGCCCAGCGGAACGGTCATAGCCGAGGCCATAGGTGCTACCCCCGACTTAAACGCCGCCGACTTTGAGTTCGCCTGTAAGGCCGGAACCGAGGCAATCCAGGCCGCTATAGGATTTGTGGGCTCGGGCATGGCCGACTACGCTATGGCTATCGGAGCCGACACCTCCCAGGGGAGGCCCGGCGACCACCTTGAGTTCACCGCTTCAGCCGGAGGTGCCGCTTACATCCTCGCCCCCAAGAGCTCTGAGACGGTTGCATACTTCGAGGCGAGCTATTCCTACGTAACCGACACGCCCGACTTCTGGAGGAGGCAGCACGAGCACTACCCGAGGCACGGTAACAGGTTCACC
This genomic window contains:
- a CDS encoding fibrillarin-like rRNA/tRNA 2'-O-methyltransferase, with translation MKVKKHKFPGVYIIVEDDGSERIATKNLVPGQRVYGERVIKFEGDEYRIWNPSRSKLGAAILNGLKNFPIKPGSTVLYLGIASGTTASHVSDIVGWEGKIFGVEFSPRVLRELVPIVEERRNIVPILGDATKPEGYRALVPKVDVIFEDVAQPTQAKILIDNAKVYLKSGGYGMISVKSRSIDVTKEPEEVFKEVEEELSEYFEVVERLSLEPYEKDHALFVVRKP
- a CDS encoding hydroxymethylglutaryl-CoA synthase, with the protein product MGKLLRPNREVGIIGYGAYVPMYRIKAEEIGRVWGTTSFPIQEKSVPGLDEDTITIGIEAARNALKRAGIDPKLIRAIWLGTESKPYAVKPSGTVIAEAIGATPDLNAADFEFACKAGTEAIQAAIGFVGSGMADYAMAIGADTSQGRPGDHLEFTASAGGAAYILAPKSSETVAYFEASYSYVTDTPDFWRRQHEHYPRHGNRFTGEPAYFHQIISAAKTLMEELGYSPSDFDYAVFHQPNVKFPLTVAKILGIPKEKVLPGLLSGIIGNTYSGATLVGVSAVLDIAKPGDRILWVSFGSGAGSDAFSVVVQDAIEEKRDLAPKTMDYVNRKKYIDYALYAKARRKYIV